TTCCCGACTTCCCATTCACGACGGAAATAATCACTGAGATAGTCTAATCTTTAAGGACAACGGTTGTAGGATCTCAAAGCAGTTTTAACAACCCATACACAGCCAAAACGTTTTACTTCTCCTGTATTTCAGGTTGTCACTGACCCTCATCACATCCCAGCAAGTCACATCAGACATCCATCCCCAAAGCAGAATATGGGTGGTGGAAGTGGTTGGGGAGAAGACAAAAAGGATTTCTCCATCTAATAATCAGGGACAATCAAAGGCAAAAGgggtaacaataacaacaaaaaaaaggccTGTTACTGTGGTGTTTCTCTTTCCACAACATCCTACACCAGAGATGGCTACATTTCAAGAACGGTGGAAAAGGAGCGGCCTCCTGTTTGTGACATCAGTTTGCAAAGCAATTTAAGGACTGTCCACAAGGTGAAGGGTCGAAGAAATTTGGAATTCCTGTCCCATTATAAGAAGAGTGAACACATACCCCACTGCTCTAATGACGTCCCTTAGGCGCAATATACCCTATGGGGGCCTTCAGGCCCAGCTTCCCAAATAACATCATTAATTGTTTGGAGTACCCAAAACTACAGTATGGAAGACAGGAAGCTAAAGACAGcagcaaaaaaatatattccaagaGCTGGAGCGGTGAGCAAGAAGGAAAGGTAATAAGAGGAGCTGACAAAGAGGCTGGAAACGGAGAGGGGACGCAAGCCCACGCGTGGAGGATGGGAGGCTCACCCCGCTCAGCGCCACATCGGGAGCTCCCGGGGCCAATCGCCTCCTTACCTCCCATCCGGAACAAATTAATCCTCCGCACTCCAAACTGAGGGCCACATGGGGGAGTTTGGGGCAGCTCCACCCCATCGCCCTtcctcccccccccacaccccgccaCCCCCAAACCAGGCCGGATCCGGATCAGAGGAGGCCCGCAGAGGGTTGGAAAAGGAGGAGGCCCTCTCGTCTTCTCCACAGGCACCGGCCAGGGTACAGAGAGAGCCCTACCTCAGGCGGGGCCCAGGCCTAGCTCGCTCGCGCTCTTTCTCGCTCTCCCCCCTCTCAGGCTCTAGCCGCATGGCCCCCCCTCCGGCTGCCCCAAGCCCCGCCCCGGCCACGCTCCCAAATCGAGGCCCCGGCTCTGGCGCGGCCCACTAGGCCGCGAACCCAACCATAAACAAAACCTCCAGCGGCCGActcgggggggggggagggggcagggctcgCAGGACTAGGAGGGGGTGTACAGTGGGGAACACACGGTGCGGGGGGGCCTACCGAGGGAGGGGGATACGGCGGGggtaggagagaaagaagggagggtaAAAGGGGGATCGTGGATTTAAAGGGGCCGCGGACAATACCCGGCCCCGCCGcgctgccgccgccaccgccgccgccgccaacgCCGCTGCGCTCCCAACTTTACCTCAGTCTCCTCCACACTGACACCCCGGGCCGCGCCGCCCCTGTCACGTGATATAaggttccctcctccccacccccctccctccttttccctcttgCGCTCGCTCTCGCGCCTTCCCCCTCCCACTTGCCTTCCTGCGTCCCCCAGCACGTGACGTGAAAAAGGACGCGCACGCAAGCGTGCGCGTGCCACCTCGCCACGAGACACCTCATTCCGGCTCCGCGCATCCGCCCCGCCTCCTCCGCGGCGGCCCCGCCTCCACCACGTGACGCGCGGATAGCCTCCGTTTCCTCTTACTGGCGTAGTTCCGCGTCTCCGCACTCGTCGGTCCCGGTTGTCATTGCGTGCCTGAGTCACGTGCTGGGGGAAAGCGGGAAGGCGTCGTTCTTCTTTCCTAACCCCCCCTCGTCCGCCATGTTTTCAGGCCCGGTCAGCCTTGATCTTTCCCCGTAAGGAAATGGCCGGGGCGCTTCAGGGAACCCAGGCGCCGTTGCCTCGGCGCAGCCCGGGCTGACGAGGCAGGGCAGCGGGGTAAACCGGAGCAGTTCTGCGCGGGGTGGGGAGGCCATGGCGTCCGGCAGTAACTGGCTGTCCGGCGTGAATGTCGTGCTGGTGATGGCCTACGGGAGCCTGGTGAGGAGATTCCCCCACCCCATTTCCTGCTGTCGCCTCTGACCCAGTAGAGACCCTCCTCTTGAGCAGTTCCCGGTCCTCATTCTCCACCCACTCACCTGCGCTTTTTCTGGGCTTTGACTCCTATCCCAGGAGTACCTGGGAGCATAAGTCACCGACCGCCCCGCCCCTGGCCGAGAACCCTCCCCCTAAACCCTAGAATAAAGACCCCCAAGCCTCTACGCTACAGGCTTGTCTATGTCCACGCCATCGCTGACGGCcttgctttgtcccagcttatacCCCAAAGCATTCGTGAGAGGCCGAATTGAGGGATTTGAAATGAAGGCATGCCTTTTTTTGGTCTAACTTTTTAATTCTAGGTTATTTACTTCTCATATCTTTTGGACAGGTGTTTGTACtgctatttatttttgtgaagagGCAAATCATGCGCTTTGCAATGAAATCCCGAAGGGGACCTCATGTCCCTGTGGGACACAATGCCCCCAAGGTAGGTCCTTAAGTCATGAGATAGGCCCGGTTTTCCAGATCCATTAGGGCCCAGAATGAGATTTCCTTTGCCTTTAGAAATGACTTAATTCCCGTGTTTCCTTGTTCAGTTACCCATGTGTATATTAGTATATTCTATATTAGTATATTGAGCAATAAAGATCATCTTGGGTCTTGGCTTACCTGCTCACTGCCGTGGCACAGCAAGTAACTTATCCAGGGacttcagtttctgcatctgcagaATGAAGGACTTGGATGAAAATTCCCAACTCTCTATGGTATGATGTTTCCCAGTTCAATTTAAACTACCCAGTGTTtaatgtttggggttttttttttttttttttttgatttaggATGGGGTTAGAGTGGTTAGAATTAGCCCCAGATCAGTGAGAAGGGTTGCCATTGcaaaattttagatttataagGGCCCCATAAATCATCTAGGTCTATCATTCATGTTACCAACTGAAATCTAAGAAAAGGAAGCAGCTTACTGGAGGACATACAGGAAGTGAATAACGAAGCAGTCTCTGTCTGTACTTTCTCCTTAGGTAATTGCTTTCCTTACCTTGGCTTTAAATATCTActgttgaaattttatttctatccCATTCCTCCTTCCTGAGTTCCATCTTTGTGTATCCAGTTGCCTACCTAACATTTCCAATTAGATGTCGGATAGGCATCTCAAACCTAACATGTCCTAATGCCCCACAGAACTCTTAATGCCCCCAACTGCCACCCCCATCCTGCTTCTTCCGCCTTACACTTCTGGGTAAAGGTTGCCTGCTGTCCATACCAACCTCCTTTTGTATGGCTCTTCCCTGATCACTGGGATCCAGCTACACTGGTTGAATTTCTTTATGTGTGCTGTCACTGTGGCCTAGAATGATCTACCTCTGGTTTTCACTTGGCTAGCTCATTTGATCTTTAGAACTTACCTCAAATACTATTTACTACAAAGAGGAATGCTTATGACCCATTATAAAGTAGATCTTTGTTTTCAGATAACATTTTACTAcaaatattcttttatgtttatttgtttttttttttatgtttatttgtttaatgccTCTCTCTTCTCTAAGCTGTAAGAATGTATACACCATGCCAGTTATGTTCACTGATGTAGAGCCAGGGCCTACACATAGTAATAGTTCATTGTTGAGTGAAAAGCAGGTTAGTGGGAGGGCTAGAGCTAGGACACAATTCTGTCAACTCCTAGAGCAATGTCCTTTCATTAACTAGTACTGTAACCCTCCTCTCATTGTTCTTTGCTGATATATTTCATGGAAAGCCTCAAAGATGATGTTGTGGCCTGAAACCTCAACAGTGCTTCCACATTCTCCCAGTTCTCCAAATGCCAGCTGCCTCCCATAAGAAGGATATAGGGTTAGTTTCCAGTATGTCATGAGCCAATCAAACCTTTGACTATTTAGGATCCCCCAACCTCAGACTAGATGAGATCAAGATTCCTTTTGCTCTAAAATGTTCTGGCTAAATtctcatccattgctggtggAAGTACAGACTAGTAAAAGTGCTTTGGAAAATATTGGGGTATTGTCTAGTAAGGTTGCAAATGTACCTAATCCAtagcccagcaattccactcctaccatagagaaattaatttttgttcatGTGTACCAGAAAACACATACAAGAATACTCAGAGCATtgtttctaatatatatttttttaaagctgttacTCTAAATGTCCATTTGAGAATGGATATATAATAACGTAATAGTATTCTGGAACACtataaggaatgaaaataaactgAAGATAAGTATATGAACACAGGTGAATCTCCAAAATACTTTTGAATGGAAAAAGTAAATCacaaacatgaatgaatctcaaaactATGCCAGGTGAAAAAGTGCCAGAAAGCCATTCACAAAAGAatacgtactgtatgattccattccatttgtatggaattcTAGAACAGGAGGAGCTATATCGATAGAAAGCACATCAGTGTTCCCTGGGGCATGAAGCGGGAGGTTGCCTGCAAAGGGGGATGAAGAAcgttttggggtgatgaaagtgttctgtatctttttttttttttttttaataaatttatttatttatttatttttgactgcattgggtcttggttgcgatgtgcgggcttctcattgcagtggcttctcttgttgcaagcacgggctctaggcacgcgggcttcagtagttgtggcacgtgggctcagtagttgtggctcgcgggctctaaagcacaggctcagtagttgtggtacacgggcttagttgctctgcggcgtgtgggatcttcccggaccagggctcgaacccatgtcccctgcattggcaggcggattctcaaccactgcgccaacggGGAAGTCCAGTGCTCTGTATCTTGATTGGGATAGTGGTTGAATGGATGTATTCATTTGTCAAAAATTGTCAGACTACACACTTAAAATGGATGTATTTTATTGCGTGTAAATTAAACCTCAgtacaatttatttaaaactttaaaagatagGTTGCAGAGcaattcaaaaagtatttttccaaaaaatatatatgtatatattttccatttgtataaagttcaaaaccaggcaaagctAAACATCTTCCTCAGGGTGATGTGataaaacagcaaagaaaaataaaacttgagaaGTTAAGGTTGGAGGTTGCATTCAATCGGGTGGACACACAATGCTTCCAAGTCATTGGTCATATTCCAGGTCATAAATTGGATAGTGCATACAGGTGTGCATCTTAATGAATTTTGTAATtaaggtgtatatatatgtcaaatgtATTCTATGAATGACATATTTCACAATAGAAGTTCCTAAATGTCACAAGAAAATACTTGCTGGGACTCTGGCAACCCTCTTAAGATAGATGAACATGAAACTGTTAACAGTGTTGCTTCTGGGTAAGTGGGGGTGACacctttcttatctttttgaattacctacttaaaaaattaagtgtGCTCTAGAAGAAAGCCTCTAGAAATCCTGTGGTCCACTAGGTAGGGATAGTTCCCAAACTTCTAAACCACATACAGATCTTACAGGTTTTTAGAGTAGATTATGACCTCCAGTTGATGTCCATTTTTTCCCAGCTCAGGAAATTCTTTATGACACCTAACCAAGATTCTTCTAAATCCTGTcaagggaacttccctggtagtccagtggttgagactgcgcttccactgcagtgggtgcgggtttgatctctgctgggggaactaagatcccgtgtgccactcAGCGCCCCCCAAAATTTCACTTGAAAATCAGAAATAATGGTGTAGAGCTTGAAGGAATTCTGGCAGGTTAAAAGATCTAGCTTAGAGATAGGCAGTTTGGAGAGGTTCTTAGCGAACCCAACCCCATTCTTTATTAAATTCTTGAGTCTTACCTGGCAATTTCATTAGCCAAATGAGCattttctctgcttctgttgtctTAGTTGTTCACCTGCTCTGCCCCATTTCCAGACTGATGGGAAGCAAAGTACAGACTAAGTGACTGTGTATTCTTTTCTCCACACGAACAGGACTTAAAAGAGGAGATTGATATCCGACTATCCAGGGTTCAGGATATCAAATATGAACCTCAGCTCCTTGCAGATGATGACGCAAGACTGCTACAGCTGGAAACCCAGGGAAATCAAAGTATGTGGCATACTTTTGGAGGATACTTCAGTGAGGGGTCTCACAAACTCAGAATTCCTTTGCTCTCAGAGTTATAAACATAGCTGCTGGCAGACTCAGCAGCTGTGGGTCCTTGTTACTGGGTATATGTCAGATGTGGGAGGC
The sequence above is drawn from the Tursiops truncatus isolate mTurTru1 chromosome 1, mTurTru1.mat.Y, whole genome shotgun sequence genome and encodes:
- the C1H1orf43 gene encoding protein C1orf43 homolog isoform X4 gives rise to the protein MASGSNWLSGVNVVLVMAYGSLVFVLLFIFVKRQIMRFAMKSRRGPHVPVGHNAPKDLKEEIDIRLSRVQDIKYEPQLLADDDARLLQLETQGNQNCYNYLYRMKALDAIRASEIPFHAEGRHPRSLMGKNFRSYLLDLRNTSTPFKGVRKALIDTLLDGYETARYGTGVFGQSEYLRYQEALSELATV